One stretch of Nicotiana tabacum cultivar K326 chromosome 18, ASM71507v2, whole genome shotgun sequence DNA includes these proteins:
- the LOC107790981 gene encoding putative chloride channel-like protein CLC-g isoform X2, giving the protein MVYRERRRRRRRRQTRSPSLGHYCSTASVDQHPTPLLRSPSSAQMSAQSKASITKNDYFKQDWRRGEKIQTLQYIFMKWMMCFFIGLLVGLVGFCNNLAVENIAGTKFVVTSNMMLARRYTTAFLVFASSNFGLTLFAGLITAFIAPEAAGSGIPEVKAYLNGVDAPAIFSLRTLFVKIVGSISAVSGSLVIGKAGPMVHTGACIAALMGQGGSKKYGLTWKWLKYFKNDRDRRDLVTCGSAAGMAAAFRAPVGGLLFALEEMASWWRSALLWRAFFTTAVVAIVLRALIDVCLSGKCGLFGKGGLIMFDVTSANSAYHIWDVPPVLFLAVFGGIWGSLYNFLQDRVLRIYNRINERGAAYKIVLALAISIFTSCLLFGLPWLASCRPCPSDTSEPCPTIGRNGNYKKFQCPPCHYNDLASLFFNTNDDAIKNLFSKDTDAEFHHLSMLIFFITCFFLSIFSYGIVAPAGLFVPVIVTGAAYGRFIGMMFGSHSTLNHGLFAVLGSAALLGGSMRMTVSLCVIILELTNDLLLLPLMMLVLLISKTVADTFNGNIYDLIMRLKGFPYLESHAEPYLRQLAVCDVVTGPLQLFSGIEKVGNIVHVLKTTGHNGFPVVDEPPLSHSPVLFGLILRAHLVELLKKKAFIRDPVPAGSDAFNHFSADDFAKKGLDHGDRVENIQLTDEEMDMFIDLHPFCNTSPYTVVETMSLAKALVLFREVGLRHLLVIPKVSGRVPVVGIITRHDFMPEHVLSLHPSLAKSKWKRLRFKLPPLVKLF; this is encoded by the exons ATGGTTTACCGGGAACGGCGCCGTCGCCGGAGACGGAGGCAGACGAGGAGTCCCTCACTCGGCCACTACTGCTCAACGGCCTCCGTCGATCAGCATCCAACACCACTTCTCAGGTCGCCATCGTCGGCTCAAATGTCTGCCCAATCGAAAGCCTCGATTACGA AGAATGATTATTTCAAGCAAGACTGGAGGAGGGGAGAGAAGATTCAGACATTGCAGTACATATTCATGAAATGGATGATGTGCTTTTTCATTGGATTGCTTGTCGGCCTTGTTGGTTTCTGTAACAATCTTGCTGTTGAGAATATTGCTGGAACGAAATTTGTGGTTACCTCTAATATGATGCTAGCGAGAAG GTATACAACGGCTTTTCTTGTATTTGCATCTTCCAATTTTGGTTTGACATTATTTGCCGGCCTAATTACCGCTTTTATCGCACCAGAGGCTGCTGGTTCAGGTATACCTGAAGTTAAGGCTTACTTGAATGGTGTAGATGCACCAGCAATATTTTCTCTGAGAACTTTGTTTGTCAAG ATTGTTGGCAGCATTTCTGCCGTATCAGGATCTCTTGTAATTGGAAAAGCAGGTCCCATGGTTCACACAGGTGCTTGTATTGCAGCACTAATGGGTCAAGGCGGTTCAAAGAAGTATGGATTGACTTGGAAATGGCTGAAGTATTTTAAAAACGATAGAGATCGACGAGATCTCGTAACATGTGGATCAGCTGCTGGGATGGCTGCTGCTTTTCGAGCTCCTGTTGGTGGTCTGTTGTTCGCTCTAGAAGAAATGGCATCTTG GTGGAGAAGTGCTCTCTTGTGGAGAGCCTTTTTCACTACGGCTGTGGTTGCAATTGTGCTTCGGGCTTTGATTGATGTTTGTTTGAGTGGAAAATGTGGACTCTTTGGTAAAGGAGGTCTCATAATGTTCGATGTCACGTCAGCTAATAGCGCATATCATATCTGGGATGTGCCTCCTGTTCTTTTTCTAGCAGTTTTTGGAGGCATATGGGGAAGTTTATACAACTTTTTACAGGATAGGGTTCTGCGGATTTATAACCGAATTAACGA GAGAGGAGCTGCTTATAAAATAGTTCTAGCTCTTGCAATCTCCATCTTCACATCTTGTCTTCTATTTGGATTACCATGGTTGGCGTCTTGCCGCCCTTGCCCTTCAGATACATCAGAACCTTGCCCCACAATTGGACGGAATGGTAACTATAAGAAGTTTCAATGTCCTCCATGTCACTACAATGATCTTGCCAGTCTATTTTTCAACACAAATGATGATGCAATCAAAAACCTGTTCAGCAAGGATACTGATGCTGAGTTTCACCATCTCTCGATGCTAATTTTCTTTATCACCTGTTTTTTCCTGAGCATCTTTAGTTATGGGATAGTCGCACCGGCAGGTCTCTTTGTGCCTGTCATTGTGACAGGTGCTGCTTATGGTCGATTTATTGGGATGATGTTTGGTTCGCACTCGACTCTTAACCATGGCCTGTTTGCTGTTTTAGGTTCAGCTGCCCTTCTTGGGGGTTCTATGAGAATGACAGTTTCGTTATGCGTAATTATCCTAGAGTTGACTAATGACCTCCTCTTGCTGCCTCTAATGATGCTAGTTCTTCTTATATCCAAAACTGTAGCTGATACATTTAATGGGAATATATATGATCTCATAATGAGGTTGAAGGGTTTCCCTTACTTGGAAAGTCATGCTGAACCTTATTTGAGACAACTGGCAGTGTGTGATGTGGTCACAGGCCCACTCCAGCTCTTCAGTGGCATTGAGAAAGTTGGCAACATAGTTCATGTCCTCAAAACTACAGGGCATAATGGTTTCCCGGTGGTGGATGAGCCCCCACTTTCCCATTCACCAGTTCTATTTGGTTTGATACTTCGTGCACATCTCGTTGAATTGCTAAAGAAAAAAGCATTTATTCGAGATCCTGTACCTGCTGGATCCGATGCCTTTAACCACTTTTCAGCTGATGATTTTGCAAAGAAGGGTTTAGACCATGGAGACAGAGTGGAAAATATACAATTGACAGATGAAGAGATGGATATGTTTATAGATCTGCATCCTTTTTGTAACACTTCACCCTACACTGTTGTAGAGACTATGTCCTTGGCGAAGGCTCTTGTGCTCTTCCGGGAAGTTGGTTTAAGGCATCTGCTGGTAATACCCAAGGTTTCTGGG AGAGTACCTGTTGTGGGTATTATTACAAGGCATGATTTCATGCCAGAGCATGTGCTAAGCTTGCATCCATCCTTGGCTAAGAGCAAGTGGAAAAGATTAAGGTTCAAGTTACCTCCCTTGGTTAAATTATTTTAG
- the LOC107790981 gene encoding putative chloride channel-like protein CLC-g isoform X1 has protein sequence MSLLISPAPNGLPGTAPSPETEADEESLTRPLLLNGLRRSASNTTSQVAIVGSNVCPIESLDYEISENDYFKQDWRRGEKIQTLQYIFMKWMMCFFIGLLVGLVGFCNNLAVENIAGTKFVVTSNMMLARRYTTAFLVFASSNFGLTLFAGLITAFIAPEAAGSGIPEVKAYLNGVDAPAIFSLRTLFVKIVGSISAVSGSLVIGKAGPMVHTGACIAALMGQGGSKKYGLTWKWLKYFKNDRDRRDLVTCGSAAGMAAAFRAPVGGLLFALEEMASWWRSALLWRAFFTTAVVAIVLRALIDVCLSGKCGLFGKGGLIMFDVTSANSAYHIWDVPPVLFLAVFGGIWGSLYNFLQDRVLRIYNRINERGAAYKIVLALAISIFTSCLLFGLPWLASCRPCPSDTSEPCPTIGRNGNYKKFQCPPCHYNDLASLFFNTNDDAIKNLFSKDTDAEFHHLSMLIFFITCFFLSIFSYGIVAPAGLFVPVIVTGAAYGRFIGMMFGSHSTLNHGLFAVLGSAALLGGSMRMTVSLCVIILELTNDLLLLPLMMLVLLISKTVADTFNGNIYDLIMRLKGFPYLESHAEPYLRQLAVCDVVTGPLQLFSGIEKVGNIVHVLKTTGHNGFPVVDEPPLSHSPVLFGLILRAHLVELLKKKAFIRDPVPAGSDAFNHFSADDFAKKGLDHGDRVENIQLTDEEMDMFIDLHPFCNTSPYTVVETMSLAKALVLFREVGLRHLLVIPKVSGRVPVVGIITRHDFMPEHVLSLHPSLAKSKWKRLRFKLPPLVKLF, from the exons ATGTCCCTACTCATCTCTCCAGCTCCAAATGGTTTACCGGGAACGGCGCCGTCGCCGGAGACGGAGGCAGACGAGGAGTCCCTCACTCGGCCACTACTGCTCAACGGCCTCCGTCGATCAGCATCCAACACCACTTCTCAGGTCGCCATCGTCGGCTCAAATGTCTGCCCAATCGAAAGCCTCGATTACGA AATCTCAGAGAATGATTATTTCAAGCAAGACTGGAGGAGGGGAGAGAAGATTCAGACATTGCAGTACATATTCATGAAATGGATGATGTGCTTTTTCATTGGATTGCTTGTCGGCCTTGTTGGTTTCTGTAACAATCTTGCTGTTGAGAATATTGCTGGAACGAAATTTGTGGTTACCTCTAATATGATGCTAGCGAGAAG GTATACAACGGCTTTTCTTGTATTTGCATCTTCCAATTTTGGTTTGACATTATTTGCCGGCCTAATTACCGCTTTTATCGCACCAGAGGCTGCTGGTTCAGGTATACCTGAAGTTAAGGCTTACTTGAATGGTGTAGATGCACCAGCAATATTTTCTCTGAGAACTTTGTTTGTCAAG ATTGTTGGCAGCATTTCTGCCGTATCAGGATCTCTTGTAATTGGAAAAGCAGGTCCCATGGTTCACACAGGTGCTTGTATTGCAGCACTAATGGGTCAAGGCGGTTCAAAGAAGTATGGATTGACTTGGAAATGGCTGAAGTATTTTAAAAACGATAGAGATCGACGAGATCTCGTAACATGTGGATCAGCTGCTGGGATGGCTGCTGCTTTTCGAGCTCCTGTTGGTGGTCTGTTGTTCGCTCTAGAAGAAATGGCATCTTG GTGGAGAAGTGCTCTCTTGTGGAGAGCCTTTTTCACTACGGCTGTGGTTGCAATTGTGCTTCGGGCTTTGATTGATGTTTGTTTGAGTGGAAAATGTGGACTCTTTGGTAAAGGAGGTCTCATAATGTTCGATGTCACGTCAGCTAATAGCGCATATCATATCTGGGATGTGCCTCCTGTTCTTTTTCTAGCAGTTTTTGGAGGCATATGGGGAAGTTTATACAACTTTTTACAGGATAGGGTTCTGCGGATTTATAACCGAATTAACGA GAGAGGAGCTGCTTATAAAATAGTTCTAGCTCTTGCAATCTCCATCTTCACATCTTGTCTTCTATTTGGATTACCATGGTTGGCGTCTTGCCGCCCTTGCCCTTCAGATACATCAGAACCTTGCCCCACAATTGGACGGAATGGTAACTATAAGAAGTTTCAATGTCCTCCATGTCACTACAATGATCTTGCCAGTCTATTTTTCAACACAAATGATGATGCAATCAAAAACCTGTTCAGCAAGGATACTGATGCTGAGTTTCACCATCTCTCGATGCTAATTTTCTTTATCACCTGTTTTTTCCTGAGCATCTTTAGTTATGGGATAGTCGCACCGGCAGGTCTCTTTGTGCCTGTCATTGTGACAGGTGCTGCTTATGGTCGATTTATTGGGATGATGTTTGGTTCGCACTCGACTCTTAACCATGGCCTGTTTGCTGTTTTAGGTTCAGCTGCCCTTCTTGGGGGTTCTATGAGAATGACAGTTTCGTTATGCGTAATTATCCTAGAGTTGACTAATGACCTCCTCTTGCTGCCTCTAATGATGCTAGTTCTTCTTATATCCAAAACTGTAGCTGATACATTTAATGGGAATATATATGATCTCATAATGAGGTTGAAGGGTTTCCCTTACTTGGAAAGTCATGCTGAACCTTATTTGAGACAACTGGCAGTGTGTGATGTGGTCACAGGCCCACTCCAGCTCTTCAGTGGCATTGAGAAAGTTGGCAACATAGTTCATGTCCTCAAAACTACAGGGCATAATGGTTTCCCGGTGGTGGATGAGCCCCCACTTTCCCATTCACCAGTTCTATTTGGTTTGATACTTCGTGCACATCTCGTTGAATTGCTAAAGAAAAAAGCATTTATTCGAGATCCTGTACCTGCTGGATCCGATGCCTTTAACCACTTTTCAGCTGATGATTTTGCAAAGAAGGGTTTAGACCATGGAGACAGAGTGGAAAATATACAATTGACAGATGAAGAGATGGATATGTTTATAGATCTGCATCCTTTTTGTAACACTTCACCCTACACTGTTGTAGAGACTATGTCCTTGGCGAAGGCTCTTGTGCTCTTCCGGGAAGTTGGTTTAAGGCATCTGCTGGTAATACCCAAGGTTTCTGGG AGAGTACCTGTTGTGGGTATTATTACAAGGCATGATTTCATGCCAGAGCATGTGCTAAGCTTGCATCCATCCTTGGCTAAGAGCAAGTGGAAAAGATTAAGGTTCAAGTTACCTCCCTTGGTTAAATTATTTTAG